The following coding sequences lie in one Amycolatopsis cihanbeyliensis genomic window:
- a CDS encoding response regulator transcription factor, whose product MRVVLAEDAVLLRAGVQRLLADEQIETVAAVDNGDDLIEAVQQHRPELAIVDVRMPPTFTDEGLRAALRAREVLPGLPVLVLSQYVEESYAVELLSAGAGGVGYLLKERVADVTDFLDAVRRVAGGGTAIDPDVIAQLMARGRKNPLDALTGRETEVLRLMAQGLSNTAIANTLVVSHGAVEKHIGNIFAKLNLESSLEEHRRVRAVLTYLNRS is encoded by the coding sequence ATGCGTGTCGTCCTTGCCGAAGACGCCGTCCTGTTGCGCGCGGGTGTGCAACGCCTCCTCGCCGATGAACAGATCGAGACGGTCGCCGCCGTGGACAACGGGGACGACCTGATCGAGGCCGTGCAGCAGCACCGGCCCGAGCTGGCCATCGTGGACGTGCGGATGCCACCCACGTTCACCGATGAGGGCCTGCGCGCCGCGTTGCGGGCGCGGGAGGTGCTGCCGGGGCTGCCGGTACTCGTGCTCTCCCAGTACGTCGAGGAGAGCTACGCGGTGGAGCTGCTGTCCGCGGGTGCGGGTGGTGTGGGATACCTGCTGAAGGAGCGAGTCGCCGATGTCACGGACTTCCTGGACGCGGTGCGCCGCGTCGCGGGCGGCGGCACCGCCATCGATCCCGACGTGATCGCGCAGCTCATGGCACGCGGAAGGAAGAACCCGCTGGACGCGCTCACCGGGCGGGAGACCGAGGTGCTCCGGCTGATGGCGCAGGGACTGTCCAACACGGCTATCGCGAACACCCTGGTGGTGTCGCACGGCGCGGTGGAGAAGCACATCGGCAACATCTTCGCCAAGCTCAACCTCGAGTCGAGCCTCGAGGAACACCGGCGGGTGCGGGCGGTACTCACCTACCTGAACCGATCCTGA